DNA from Clarias gariepinus isolate MV-2021 ecotype Netherlands chromosome 11, CGAR_prim_01v2, whole genome shotgun sequence:
TTATATGATGTTTTTTGTATGCCCTGTTTTCTAAAGCATTGCTGTGTGCTCAGGAATTGTTATATTGTGAGCAAAACTTTTATAGCAGACCttcaaaagaggaaaaaaaaagagaccccACAAGCTCGTCTTTACTTGTCTGCTGTATCACATCTGATTGCCTTCTACtgtacattctctctctctcgatctcTCTCTACGTTTGAGTGCGTCTCTATTCAGTGCTTCTTGTCATCACATCTCAGCGAGCGCTCTCAATGAGCTGCCTGCAGATGATGCCACAGATAACCAATCAGCACGGAGGAGATGAAAACATGAACAACTAAACAAGCTTTACTCGTTTTTAGTCCCATTTCGACGCACGCTAACACGCACAGCTCCACTGCTGTATCCAGCGCTGAATGTGTGACACCTTACTGCAGGAAACAGCCTGCTCACAGCACGCTCAAAGTGCTCAGTTAATTAGCAACCACAAATACTTCGGATCAATACAAACTGAACCTGACagctaaatgaaataaaataacggCAGTTTTTAATGATGTCTTTAGTGTAGGCTGATACTGCAATAACCATGACAAGAGATTTATCAGCAGACGGTGCTGCCTCAGTGATAAGAGCAGGACAGATGGGTGGGTTAAGGCAATAAAaaaggatggatggaaggatagaTCAAGAGGTAGATGTTAGCAAAAATTAATGGATGGAAATGATAGAGAGTTTAAATGAGACTCCACTGATTAGATACTGAGACACAAAAAAGGATGAATATCTGAATGCAGAACACGAatctagagaaaaaaaaagaagagtgcTATATCATTTGAGACAGGAGCACGCTACAGGAGAGACAAAAAAGTGATGTATAATGAAGAGGAAGGGATGATATTTAGGGACTGCTGTGGGGTGAAGAGCAAAAATAGGAATCAACATCTAAAGACCAAAAAGATATataacactgtatataaaaggattaatacagaaaatattcaaatattagtGGAGGAATAGAAGATGAGCATCTAGAAAAGGATAGGGACGTAGAAAAGAAATATCTGGAAAGAGGTTAGGAATGGAAATCTAGAAACAAGGCAACTACCCAAAGAAACAAGTGTGGAGACTATGACAAAAGGTGAATGAACATCTAGAAACAGTAAAGAGCCTGAATATCAGTAGACTTTAATATCAAATCGTCTTACCTTGACATTGTCCACCACGCTCCTCATATCCAGGCTGACACAGACATGTCCCGATGGGCACCAGCCATTCCCCATCGGCACCGCAGTACATTTTGGGCTCTTGTCGCTCCTCTGTGTGCTCCACACATGCCCCACGCACCTCCACCAGCGCTGAAGCGTCTGCACCCGCTACCGTATCGGGGAAGCTTGCCAGGTTCCTGATGACCAGCGGACATCTCTTATAGAACACTCGCACGGAGACAAGCGCCACGCATGCACCCACATCCTGGAAGGCCAAATAGAAGCCCCTGCGGCTGAGCGCGCCCACAGTGCGCACCTCCGTGTTGAGCTTCATGACCCGGTCCCCCACGTCCACCTGCGTGAAGCTCTCGTCCGCCGCCACGGTGTCGATCTTAGCAAAGCGCCGCTCCGGTACGCCATGTTCTCCACCTGATTCTGACTCCAGGTAGTACAGGTTAAAGGTCTCCTTGCATGCGCCCGTGACGCCGGGTAGACTGTTGCAGTCGCGCAAAGTGAACTTGATCTCTATGTAGATGCGCTGAGCCGGGCCGCGCTCGATCCAGTGCGTGCGCAACCAGTTGTTCTGACTCGACTCCAGCACGTTACACACCTGGTACGTCCGGATCGGGACGTTCTTCTCGTCCATGATGCTCACCTCCTCCCACTGGGAATCACACAGAGAATATGTAAGAGGAAGCAACAGCATCATATAAGAAGAGAAGTGAGAGAATTGCAATATGAAGGGACGCTAtttatacaactttttttttttctttttctttttttgagttACTTTGAGTTActataaattttaataatattttaaaataagaattatGTGGTCAAGTCGGTTACAAACATATATTTCATACCactattaatacatttatttaatgggCTTACAAGctattattttttgtgtatatgtgcGATAGTATGTAGATCTCTTTACAGCTGTCCAGTGGGCTTGTATATGTTTTTCTAGAAAGTCTTTCAAACCCAGGACTCCTTAAATGATGTTTAGACCATTTTAGTATGACTGCTTCAGGAAGTTTGTCCTGGGGTGGTAACATTTTTAGGGCTTTAATAGTTCCTAAAGACATCCCTAATAGCCTTCAAGTCCTAAAAACGTCCTGCAGCCCTACAGTATGTGCGCCCTTTGGGTGTGTACTAAAAGTATCCCGaaacattacatattttactttactaaTGTTGTCGAGTTTTGGCAGTGTAACCACTCATACATAAAAGTTCTACTTTAAGTTCGGAAAAGTGTACAGACAATGCTTTCATTGAGTGGAGAGTACAAGCGTACAGTAAATTTACTTAACCAATGTGAGGATTTGTAAATGCAAACAAGCATAAACCTCTAGtctgtaaaatattttcaaatacaTAAACTATCTTACATTGCTCATTTGTAgccttcaaaaacaaaaatgcaggcATATATTTCAGCTGTTTTAATAGAGTAGTGATTTTCCTATACAGGATGTATAATAAGAAGTCACCGAACACTAGATTTGGGGATTTTTTGATAGATTtagcaaaaatgtaaaagtatcaCAAGTGAGTTATCATGATATAGACCTGTTATAGACAGCCTGTAAACAACAGTAGGTGGCAATACACAACCGTAGTATATAACAGAAAGTAGGTCATGTAAAATTTTTCCATTATGTCAGTATCCTATATTTACCAATTgcttgattttttaatttttttaataaaacatcataaaaaaaaaaaaatggcaacagACCGTTTTGAAAGTACTACTTAAACCCACAGGATCTGCTGCATCTGCTTTTCTTCTAATATGTAAATTATACAACTCCCTGCCATGCCTACACACTGCAGTGTTTATCTAGAATTAAGAGATGAGAGTAGCTCCTCTACAAGGTTTTCTAAGGGACTTTATAAATGTGTGACACAGTCGGAGGTGAAACAGGCCTCGGAGTAACACTGTGGCCTATTATAAGgtgctgtttgtgtttttgttttttgtgtgtgtgtttttttttaaaaaaatggggTCAGTTATTTCAATTAATACAAACAATCCTGTACTGTCGACCATCACAGTTTTagaaaaaaacccataaaaaaataagttgatggACAAGAGAATATATTGTAATCTTTCAAAAGCAATATGACATTTACAAAGATTTTCCGCACCACCACCTAACCCTTACACGCAAgactacataaacaaaaaaaaagaggaaatgtgAACTACGTGCATTGCTATGTTACTGGTTGATCATGAAGCCAGGCTTGTTTTATTCGGCTCTGGAAGTGAACCGAGCATGCTGTGAGCATTCTGGCAGGTCGCAGGTGTTCATGCAGTCTGATCAATCAGGCATTTCCACACCGAGCCCATGTGAATTACCATAATCACTGTTACcaacaaattatatttacaatCATGATACCTCTCAAACAATCAcaagtttaattatatttttaattgtgcagCCCTGTAATTCTCCAGGTGAGAGTTACCTAGTTTAGccataataaaatcattaaatccTTTTTATGGACACACAGTTTTGTTTATTGGTCTGTCGTTTACTATTTTGCTGGCTggttgcctgttttttttttttttgtttatttgtttgggtTGATAACCTGACCGTTTTGTTAACCTGCTggatttagtttgtttttggttGATTATGTTGTTAGTTGGTCAGTTGGgtattttgtttcttgtttgtCTCAATAGTTAACTGGTTAGATTGTTATGTTAACTGGTTAAATGGTTTTCACTGGTTTTGTGAAAAagctgtttgtgtttattgtatggGTCGTCAACAGGTTGTTTTATCTGTAGATTGGTGTAGATTGTTTGACTTGGTTGTCTTTTTGATTGgttttcttatttcttgtttGGTTGACAAGTTTGTTGATCAAATCTttcttttgtctgtttttgtctGTTGATTCGGTTCTCAACTGGTTATTTtatctgtagattttttttcaccagcAGAGGTGAAGACACAAGCACAGATAGTACAAACcttaaaaaacatcaaacaaaacGAAGACATGAATCTAAATTAGAAACAGAAAACAGGCAATGATCGGACAACACGAACTGGGAAAGGACAGGAAACCATAAAAACTTATTATGAGGGAATATGAGACTTGGTAACAATCTGCCAGAAACTGACACAGACTATAGATTTTTACAGAGAGTGTGTGGCACAAGTTTCTTTTATCCTATGGCTGTAATCAGTAATCAGGTGAGTTTGAACATGTTTGCTGGGACTCGGAGTCCATGGCagtgttttttgctttttttcgcttgattttatttgatgttcagactattaattattttattggttGGTGGGTTATTTTGTTTCTTGGTAACCTGACTAACATATTTGAAAGTTTGATTAGATGCTGCCTATTTTGGTTATTTCACTGGTTTATTCATAGCAGATAATTAGCTATTTCCAGGCACTGTAGAGGAGACTGCTTTACACTCTGGTTTTGTACTAATATAGCACAGAGGTCATGTGTCCAGCCTGAAATTGTACTATGATAAATAATCTCCGCAGATTATGCACTAAATCACGTTGCAAATTGAGCAATGAAGAGACAATGGTCGTGAAAACCAATCTGAGCGAGTAATTCAATGTGTGCAGCTCTCTCCTGTCCTGTGTGCATTAAGGGCCAATGGAGCGAGTTACTGATAAGTGCCCCTGTCCACAGATAGCGGTCCAGGAAGAGAAAGAAGCTAATTGGCCGTATTTGGAGCTGAATACCCTCCCACCATCGCTGCCAAAGAGCTGTCAGTCACACAGGTGATCACAGAGCATAGCCAACAAAGCATTTCCATAAGAACTGGATCACATGTCCATGGCTAGCAGCGGTATTAATGGCAATAGAGGTTAACTTATTGTGGTTTATTTTAACCTTGAGTCTGATCGCCCTTCTTTGGAGGAGGGCTATTTCTCAAGAGAATATTTGGCACAGACGCCAACCATTTCTTTCACCATCGGAATTGAAGGCTCGGGAAGAAggtatgcataaaaagtggGCATGAAAGCAGTAAGACTGAGGAAGCATACTCTATCAGACAGAACCCGGTGACCTCCGAGATCTGAAGCCCCGTTCTTTCAGAGACACACACGGAACCGCTCACAGTTTCAGTGTTGCCAAGTCTCCCCCTTTTTGGAAGTTGAGGGATAAAGTTTCCCAACAAAGGCCATTTCTGTCTCCTTGCACTATTTAGGAAACCTGATGCTTGTCGCAGTAACCTAGCTATCTGAATTCCCATCAGacaaagagagcgagagagagagagagagagagagagagcacgagagagagacagagagagaactgGTTCTTTAGTACTCACCCCTCCTTCCGTCGGACTCGCCACCCATGCCAGTTCTCCCTGCACGGATCTTGAATCCAGCAATGTAACTGAGataagaaagttaaaaaaaacaaaaacaaaaaaaaaaaacacttaaaagacAGATTACAGGAAGAAATCTACCCGTGAATTTGGTATGTTGTATTAAGGACTCTGTATTACAGTAAGAAGCCTGAGGGTACAGAAAGAACAACCGAGAATAGATCTGTCTCATGTACCGGAAGACCAAGGCTAGGGTGCCGGGTGAGGTTTGGCGAGGTccaaattaaacacaaacaaaaaaagaacattttggGAAAACTATTTCCCCTATTAAGTGTCTGGTACgatattttttcataatataGTAAGTGgtaataacattttatacaaaaaaacccTAAATCAACATGCAGTAGTCTTGCAATTAGTGTTTATCATATATATCATGTCatgttttttagaatttttttcacaTCTCTCAGTCAGTTAATTCTTGCATTTCATTTAAACGACAAGGATGTTTTGACATGCTGTAAGACCCGTCACTGTAATAATGGCTcacaaacaaaatgcaaatctgaagcttttaatgaaaaaatcccTCAACACTTTCCACAAATGTAACAAATCCCTGCAAATTTAATGCCTATTTCACTTGCAGGACAATTACATTTGTGGGATTATTACATAAAAAGCTGCAGATTGAGCCACAGAATTGCATTATGTTAGTGGTTTATTATGTTTGTGGGCTGTTACACAAAATATTATATTGGCGGGTGTTACACAAAGCCTTTAAATGTGACCACAATTAAAAAAGAGTGAAAAGAACTGTCTTAACAGTATATTAAGTGACAAGGGTTCGATGTTTGTCATAATGACAATTATGTTAATATAAAAGACGTATattctttacatactgtatattgcctaAAAAAGGAAACACTTTAACATGAAAGGACAGATTATATCATCTGGCTGCCACTCTTACTGCTActacaaagaaaggaaaaaagactgaaacagcacttttttcttttaagtaagACCATGTTAGGCGATTCATTATGTGCACTAACCTGATGCCAGCCGCAGATAACTGTGGCATTAACCAGTGCAGcattcatgcaaaactggcaCAATGAAGtggataaataatatttatataataaaaaaatacagtaatattgATTACACATGTTTATTCCAAGGAAGAAGGGatacagttaatttttttttttactttatcccACTGTTAGAGCTGTCCTGCAAGCTACAATATGAATATAAGCACTGTTTTGCTGctacactatactgtatccTGTACTGCTGAATGCATTTATTGGCTGATGCATGCAGTTTAAAACTCTTAggagtatttattattattattattattattattggtggcatggtggcgtagcaattagcactgtcgccttgcacctccagggtccgggttcgattcccacctagggtctgtgtgcatggagtttgcatgttctcactgtgcttggtgggtttccacagagggtactccgatttcctccaacagtccaaagacatacagattcggcaaattcctaaattgcccatagtgtgtgactcTTGACTGGAGCTCCTACCATGCTTGTagaataggaataaatacactgGTCATCACCAGTGGctcagtccctagttggactacagaagtttTTAGATAAGTGGATGGACACAcatctttatatatttaattgaaGTTGcagatgttaattaattaaacccaGCAGGTGTTAACTCTGTGTAATGTAGTGTAGCTGCCCAGGTTCCTGTGCAAGAGTTATTTGATTACCTTCGTTTGCAGGGTAAGTCCGTTGCAGGGTGCTGATACCGGCGGAAATCCCAAATAAAACTGAAGTCAGGGAGTAAATAATCCCGGCCATGTGCAAAActctcctcttctgttctcggtccagtttctctctctctcttctttcttctctctctgtctgttttatctcttgtttatttgttagaaaatcgcgcgcgctctctctctctctctctgcgtgcgcgcgtgcgtgcgtgtgtgtgtgtgtgtatgtgtgtaatatgtATATTTCTATACGTGCGTGTTATCGCGTCTGTCCCGGTTGGAACGCTGCACTGAGCGGAGCGCGCGCGGACACTCAGTTACGCTCCGAGCACACAGGGGAGGGGGCGTGGTCAGACACGATGACGCAGCTGTCAATCAAACtgagaaatatatatacatttttatttcattttttttacattatttagcCACTAATCCCaaacatcttttaaaataaacattgatGCAAGTTTTCTTACCAGTAAGCACCTTTAGATTAAAAGTTATTCAACATAATCAAAGGTATTTACTTATTTCATCTTCATGAATTGTACATTAGTTTATATAGAAATGactaagtttatatatatatatatatttaacttagtcatttataaatatatttagataACCCTCATTAGAGTGACTGTTATactaaaatatattacaatatgcattataatattattaatattattaaaccctacaacatatattatattttatttaataagttaTGAACTATAaattcccccccccaaaaaaaaatttctcttaAATTTACACAAGTACTATTgtaccatgtaaaaaaaataaataaataaatatatatatatgtgtgtgtgtgtgtgtgtgtgtgattatttacCAGGAAAAGCAGGCAGACATGGTCATTAACATGATGCTTGTGCTCATGAGTGTGCACGCTAAGCCATTCATCAAAGATGACAATCATTTCATATACGGCTATCAAAGCCTTGCTATATGCTTCTAACGTAATtagttttatgtaaaatatggGGGGGGAGGCAGAGAGAATGACAGTGAAAGATGAGAAACAGAATTATAGGACAGAAGAAAAATAAgactttgtatttattattattattattattattattattattattaatggctTAATTTTGTACAAAAAAGACTGATGCACATAAATTATGTAATGTCCCCCTCTAGCGGTCACTACGAGTAATTTCTTGAGTACCATATTTTCCATCTACCCATATAGAgatctctgtagtccaaccgtggaggcccatggtgaccattgtatttatttccatatttataTCCGTGGAAGGATCtccgttcacacacacacacacacacacacacacacacacacatgaattcacagtctatgggcaatttgggaacgccaattgacctaatctgcatgtctttggactgtggagaaaaccagagtacccagagcacacccaccaaacacagggagaacatgcactccatgcacacagacccaaggcaggcatcaaacccagaccctggataataataataataataataataataataataataataataataataatcatctcaGATAAAGTTagataaaaaaagttttgtaaataATGTCAATATGAAAAAGACATTCAAAGAGACACATGCAGATCAAGAGAGAGGGGTGATACGGGGTGTTGTAAGGGAATAATATAAGATACTGTAACCAGACTGGGTGTAAAAAGTGCGTGAACTGTGTTATTAATTGAACAGCACTGGATGAGGGGTGATTATCTCAGTACTTGTGTCAGGGTTCAGCTGCAGCCTGCATCATCCATTCAGGGGCTTTAATCACAGTCTTATTGACCCACGTAGACAAGAATGTTTCTGCTATTGATCTCTACCTCACACCTGGTCTCTCCAGCACAGCCAGATGGTCCTGCTAACAGAAGATGTCAATCAACTATCCCACTTTCTCCCACCTTCTCTCCCACTCTTACTTTCTAATGTTCTCTGTATATCTACGCACACTTTGGCTTATGCCTTTCTcctctatttattattttttttatgaataataataataataataataataataataataataataagtatctattttttttatcttaaaaccttacatttaaaagtaatgcCTATAATAACATTACTAATTCCTGACAAACAAAGTTATGCATCAGTGCTCTTTATCttcaaaagaataataaagtcAATAATCTTATAGTTCACCATATGGCCACCAAATAGTTtagtaa
Protein-coding regions in this window:
- the epha4l gene encoding ephrin type-A receptor 4 isoform X2, producing MAGIIYSLTSVLFGISAGISTLQRTYPANEVTLLDSRSVQGELAWVASPTEGGWEEVSIMDEKNVPIRTYQVCNVLESSQNNWLRTHWIERGPAQRIYIEIKFTLRDCNSLPGVTGACKETFNLYYLESESGGEHGVPERRFAKIDTVAADESFTQVDVGDRVMKLNTEVRTVGALSRRGFYLAFQDVGACVALVSVRVFYKRCPLVIRNLASFPDTVAGADASALVEVRGACVEHTEERQEPKMYCGADGEWLVPIGTCLCQPGYEERGGQCQAGKAAQLDGEGGMNCF